The Drosophila innubila isolate TH190305 chromosome 2R unlocalized genomic scaffold, UK_Dinn_1.0 1_C_2R, whole genome shotgun sequence DNA window AATTTTGCATCTTGTTGCCTGCTCTTAGTTATACTCTAAATTCTCTCACTATCTTTAAATGCATGTCTTCGTATGGTTATTTTCTACACTCTTGAACTATCTCTCATTTgttttcatactttttttaacattGCATTATTTGTTTGGCATATAATTCTTAGCTTGTTATTACTTCTTCAAGATTCCGTTTATGCTGCTTCCTTGGCTGCAGTTTCCCGCGTGGAGCAGGCATTAAGTGAGGCAGCCAGTTCACTGAGCTCCTTTACCCAACGTCCAGGACCGCGACGTCCCTGGATGCTACAAATTGAGgtaagttaaatataaaaatttggataattgatttatttattgttggcaAAAATCATTCGAGGACAGTTTtgaatctaaaataaaattaacaattgaattatattatatacaatttaaaaaccattgaaatttgtaattcTTTGAATAGATCTGGCTGCTGCTGGCTGACCTCTATATGCGCATCGATCAGCCCAACGAGTCACTTAATTGCATTCACGAAGCTACACAAATCTATCCGCTATCACATCAGATAATGTTTATGGTAAATATAACAATTGAATTCTATCCAAATATGGTATTTTTAATGACAttttctttgactttgacaGCGTGGTCAGGTGCATGTCTATCTGGAGCAATGGCTGGATGCTAAACAATGCTTCCTTAATGCTGTTGCCGCCAATCCGAACCACACGGAAGCATTGCGTGCTTTGGGAGAAACACATTTAATGCTCGGCGAGCCGAGATTGGCTGAGAAAATGCTCAAGGATGCTGCCAAATTGGATCCCAACTGTCCCAAAATATGGCAAGTATCAATGACAACACCTTCTAAACAATATctaaagttatattttattaccaACAGGTTTGCTTTGGGACAAGTTATGCAGACCTTGGGCGATTTTAATTCCTCGGCAGATTGTTTTGCCACATCGTTGCAATTGGAGCCCTCGTGTCCTGTGCTGCCGTTTACCTCGATACCTCTAGTTTTCGAATaggcatttttattataattgtgcatttgatttgttattttctttattccgTTATTACTGTAGTATACCTCAACTAAcctcaacaacaaacagagcAATATTACTTACTagacattaaatattatataacaatttattatttttacttatttttttgttgtttgttattgtcagTATTAAGACAAGCGTTTAATGGTGTAAATTGAGTGTGTAAATTATTAGCTAGCcccataaaaaaatgttcattatATATTCAAACTAATCTAAGCTCTCGActtattataaacaattacTTATATAAACCTATAAAGAAACTTAAACCATCTGAATTAACccaagttaattattttttaattttattccttCAGTCTATGCAATGTATCTAAAGTTTAGGTATTTTGTTATTggaatttatgaaaaactattgaatttaattgtttatgtaCGTTATCTATTGCATAATATTATATACGTAAACTTATACAACTGTATACCAAACTAATTAtatgattattaaaaaatacaagtcttttatttaaaaaatatacgcAATTTAATTCATCctgtgaaaaaaatgtatatactattaataatattaataaaagcgttttgttaatttatggggaataacaataaaatgccaataataattgggaattaattatttgttcaaattattttaatcttaaaattatgatttgtATGCAAGTGGGTAAGGAAATGTcttttcaatgatttttattCACTGTAAGGTTAAGTAAAGTTTGACTGGCTGATTAAAGTTTTCTGACGTCCTTCGATGAGTTAAGCTTTCATTTTGCCAGTTCTAATTGGCACAGCTAATTTCCGGAATTAATGGATGGCAGAAAAGCCCGACAGAAAACCTCGAATAgttgttcttaaaaaaaccccaaagtcaaaacaaaaataactcaAACAATTCGCCCAATGTTTTGTTGTCCAGGGCAACAGGGTGAATGCgcaatcaataaaaaagtaaacaaaaactggggaatagaaatagaaatagaaagaaTAGGAAATCGTAAGGAAATGTGCTCGCAGGTGCACAGGAATTTGGGTTTACGACTTGTGGAAgcgccaaaaatataaatcctTTTGGAATTGTGCTATGATTGAAGTAAATTTGTGCCAGTTTAAAGTTTGACCCGCATCTTGAGCTGCAATGCAAAGTTGCTAAGACGTCGTCCGCATTATGACGCCAAAGAAGAAGCGACGCGCTTTGGGGCGCCACAAGAGTCGCGCCCAAACGGAGGCAGAGCACCAACAGCTGCTGGAGGCATTGGAGCTGGCGGATAGCTGCTGTGACATTTGCCACTGCGATTGCTACAGTTCGCACAGCAGTAGCAATGTGAGTGGACGCGGTCAAACGcaagcggaaacggaaacgaaaacggagcaactgcagcaactaGAGCAGGAGATACACATTCTGGAGCAGCTGCAGCGCAGTGAAAGTGCTCAGAAGAGGTGTCACAGCAGTCAACGgctacaacaacgacaacgcaGTGCTTCCAAATCGCCCACAGAGGCCAAAACAACGCACAGTCGACGCGGCTCCGCCGAGTGTCAAACGAGAATCTCTACAGCGGGCAGAAGCAAACGCTCCAAGAGCGCCGGCAGCTCTCGCAGTCAGTCCAGGCAAGAGCAGGATCAGAatcaggagcaggaggagccgCCACAGTCAAAGAAACGCTCACGACGTGGAGCGGGCGGACAGCGGGATTGTCAAATGTTGCAGGTGAGCAATGGACGTGGAAAATGCAGGAAGTCGGAAATAAGAATTTCTCTTAAATATGTGCTGAAACACAATTGTGCATGcacaattgaaatatatttaaaaacttcaaaatgccataagtttgtcaaatcttgaccgatttGATAAGGAATTTCTTTTTGGTCATTTTTTGACCCCATAATATATTCTgcatttataatacaaaaggttaaatttttcaatcatATGCTATTTTTGCCATGCATagttttcaaaactttaaagtcacataactttgtcaaatcttagccGATTTTAACAAGTTATGTCTTTTTCATCTTGATTTGACCTcaatattgattctgcatttaaatttaaaaatggtaattttttctatcaCATGCCATTTTTACCATACCTTTGCCTTAATATATTATTCACATCATtgaaatgtcataactttgcttaaacttgaccgatttgatAAGCAATGCCAATTTTATCATGGTTTGAACTCTCAATTGAtctgcatttacattttatttgtttagaaaatttcaattgttcacagaatttattttcataaaaatatattttgaaaaattttaacatttacttCTTTAGTACTTCCTTAAGTCAACCTATGCTGAATATTGTATCAATACTGTTATAATTGACATTTGTTTTTCAACATGCATTTTCTACTTTTGCAGGCTGTATTTGGTGCCTTGGGAACAAGCGATGCTTCCAGTTTGGCCATTCAAGGACGGGGCAAGTCGAAGTCACAGGAGAACATGTCGTTGATGCCGCTTAATCAATCCCAGGCCCAGTTGACACGTTCCGGCAACTCGCTGTGCGCCTCGATGGCCAATCTGTGTCTGGCGCCAACGGTGCGTGCTGCCTACGCCCAGGTGCCAAGTCACGATCAGAAGATCCTCAACCGGATGGCAGTGAAGCGTAGTGAACAGGCGGTAGATAAGGAGCATGCTTGGCTGGCGAGAAAGTATTGGGAGAATGAGAGATTGGAGCGTCAGCTGTTGAAGTGCGAACAGCTGGAGGAATATAAGCGGGCTGTGCATGATAAACAGTTCCAGGACTATCTATTGACCAAGGCGCGTCTGCAGGCGTTGGCCGAGCGGGATCTTGCCGAGCTACGGCGACTGCGCGGTGCCCTCGATGCCAAGGATGAGGCAGCCAAGCAACGTTTGAAGGCCATGCGATTGGAACGTGATCTGACTCTGTGTCAACGTCGCTATGAGGAGTCCCGACGCAGTGAGGCCGTCAATTTGCAACAAGAGGAGCAACAATTGGATGCAAGGCTCAGGAAACGTGACATTTGCATGCGACTCACGCAACGTCTGCGTCGAGCCGACGAACTACGTGGCCAAGTACTGGAGGGTTACCTCAAGCGACTGCAACACGATAACCAagtggagcaactgcagcacgAGGAGCATTGGCAAGAACGTCAACAATTAGAGCGTCTGAAGCGCGAACAATTGCAGCAGGATATTCAAAGGAAACGTCATAAATCACAGCGATTTCTAGATTGCCGACAACGGCGACA harbors:
- the LOC117784087 gene encoding trichohyalin; translated protein: MTPKKKRRALGRHKSRAQTEAEHQQLLEALELADSCCDICHCDCYSSHSSSNVSGRGQTQAETETKTEQLQQLEQEIHILEQLQRSESAQKRCHSSQRLQQRQRSASKSPTEAKTTHSRRGSAECQTRISTAGRSKRSKSAGSSRSQSRQEQDQNQEQEEPPQSKKRSRRGAGGQRDCQMLQAVFGALGTSDASSLAIQGRGKSKSQENMSLMPLNQSQAQLTRSGNSLCASMANLCLAPTVRAAYAQVPSHDQKILNRMAVKRSEQAVDKEHAWLARKYWENERLERQLLKCEQLEEYKRAVHDKQFQDYLLTKARLQALAERDLAELRRLRGALDAKDEAAKQRLKAMRLERDLTLCQRRYEESRRSEAVNLQQEEQQLDARLRKRDICMRLTQRLRRADELRGQVLEGYLKRLQHDNQVEQLQHEEHWQERQQLERLKREQLQQDIQRKRHKSQRFLDCRQRRHEARYRTAKISASLRELVRQSVTPEAGLDQQGNSFFVQQQSQLGRLLFKNKTN